gcagacatacttacagcgtcgcacgcgacgccatgcggcggccacaacgttgttcggcggcaccgcagagatggccatcgttaacgaggaagcaacttctacgcaacctcggcggcgccgacgcggcggacaacactgccgcggtcagcggcgctatcgcagcgctacagtaagtttcggcgccgacacgtggcttggggcctccgcaccgaatcggaaaccgaacatattctttctaaaataatatgaatctgctcacccattcgtcggagaaattcaaacctccttgaagcgcggtattcctccaccgcgcccgccgccgccgccgccgccgccgccgccgcagcccgcaggtcgcgcagcacgtggtccccggagcacgtggtccccggcggagcaacttacctacgttaccgcttatattctcgcgcgaaacttttaatacgcggataacacttcctactttagtctcggaaatgcgaatagtttaaaaagaaaactgattaacggtaacgatttttgcagcatggaactttcttacaaaaaagtgggtagaatcataaagcaccgctcgttcatttctatagtgagaaccccgaaagacaaataatgatcgctagcgaggcataatatatctcattattcaagacgaacgagcgcaaattaaaagggaagaaagaattgacggatgaaattgaaaaatttcataattccgaaacgttataagccactttttaaataaaaacacgaataactctggtttgaccagaaataacaaggaaatagaaactaaaagattaatttcgagacaccatgctgtaaaaatgttcgaacggaatacgcgacaaccggtcacttcggcgttcgacgaaacaatgagggtggctggtggcgagtcggggcgcgggggggccttgtgttgcaggtggggaaaaacgggactaccaacatcgcggcggtgagacgccggagcgacttacaacgaacgatggcgccatctatcggtccgatgcgacgtctacgacgtactctctataaagacctcggatatacaaacggcacaaataataccaaaaatcagtttccaaagcattactcacggtataaacttccaaccccagactacagaaagagtcaataaattggtgctggcagggcatataaagaatcttgaagaacataggagtaatggtacaagttcttcgagctagtgatatggtattcgctaaacctccgtcccgttaatgccatataaaacaaatctaaacgtaagtacctagtcatgtccgcggccgcagaaatatccgacacgggcctattcccaggctaggcctgaatcttgaagcataatcttttacggtaggaaaaatactaacagcgtattgaacaatattaggtaaacaaagcttaaatataatttattataatggtttgttttgacatgtcacttacgttttcttttcactgtagctatccatttagttctttgatccaatttccagtgggctctaagaaacgcatagaacgtgcaacgactatttatgccattatttttacaattaacaacgaaacaacattgatgccccatatcaaacattacacattgtattatattttatgagttttgatagatgacaaccacaatcagtgtcgattttgaccaccgcaagcactgcgatcgctttgcttaccccctccatgcacttcgcacgaagccaatattCTTATGGTACAAAAATCCAAGGTTGAAAAAAATCCTTGATTGCCGCAGAACTGTCATTAATTTAAGTATTTCGCATTAATGTAAGAAAATCGTATAAAAATGATTGAAAGAGTCAAGCAGCACATACCCTATGGTAGTAATCGCGTCCTCTGGTCGGCACAATGATGAACAGGAACTTGACGTGCGTCTCCAGGCACTTTAACAGCACAGTGCGCAGCTCGTTCATGCGAATGTTGAAGTGTTTCACGGACGGCTCCGACACGGCCATGCCCATTTGGCGCCCGCAGCTCATCATCTGaaaaataaagatgatttaactcttactgttatcaagttattaaaaaaaaattaatagtacGTCATGTATGTCATGTTCCGTcagatacttgacactaactgtTATGTTTTTCTTAAAGTTATCTCAGACACGAGAGGTCATTTAATTTAGTATGAAAACCAAAAAGcatatttttcaatttaacaaaaagctattggtggttttttttaatactacgtcggtggcaaacaagcatacggtccgcctgatggaaagcggtcaccgtaacctatggacgcctgcaactcaaagacatagatttagaattattaaactagattgtggaatcacattttttgccatactaaattgaaccttatcactgagacagaaaggtgatcgtatcagactagcgaaaacggtccacatgagagggcattgtttggcctggtgtccctctcgcacgtgtggccagtgttaatgaggttaccatagtagtagtatttttatctgtatattacctgactttataacttcttatattattttagtgttatattcaaactaggggttcgaccggtctggcgcagtcagtagtgactctgcctgctgcgccgcggtcccgggttcaaatcccggtaagggcatttatttgtgtgatgagcacagatatttgttcctgagtcatggatgttttctatgtataaaagtatttatatattatatatatcgttgtctgagtacccacaacacaagccttctcgagcttaccgtgggcctcagtcaatctgagtaagaatgtcctataatatttatttatttatatttcaaagaattggaaaataattataatgtaattattttgatgcccataaatcaaagatttgtataattaaaaaatatgttcaaatgggtattagtagatttggtagtaactttgaaaattgactggtatccccaatgtatgacagtgatgacgtcactgaataatgatgacattgtcagtaagtgcgagagggacaccagcccaaacaatgacctctcatgtggacacactttttgacctaactactcattctggtttaactgtaattctgtgctCAAAGAgttgtcacatgcgcgttgccaccccattagaaacttggcTCCTGTAAATGAGCcctgtcaaatttaacggaaaacaaaaaaaacacggcgtACACTACACAAATACACCTTCTTCTTCGGTCCTCCTGACTGGGGATCGTGACCACATGATGACGTTTTTGTGAACATACTCGTAACGTAACTCTTCCTTCCGCACGGTCACCGGCGCCCTGGTTGTGGGCTTgtggcagtgaatgtgttaataaatacctatttattaacacattcactgccacAAGCCCACAACCAGGGCGCATAATAAAGTGGTGTGAAAAAAATGTTGCTAGAAATTCGTGAATGGCAAACGTGCAAGATAATGATTTATATTGATATCTACCTAGATATCAATATAAATCATTATCTTGCACGTTTGCCATTCACGAATTTCTAGCAACATTTTTTTCACAccactttattattaattattttcggTTCGCCGACTCGCCTCGACTCGACAAGCCGTTTACCAAGAAATATAAAAAGTTAAAATCACATACCAAAGAGATGATATTGGCGGGGTCTATCGGGGTCCTTTGGTCAGGCTCGATCATTATGAAGCCCCAGTTTTGGAGAGCCTCGGGTTTCAACAGTCGGTTAGCTTGCCACGCGCCATTcctacaaaacaaaatattacgTGAAAATGATTTTCAAATTACGTATacatattttatcattttagGCACCTGTCTAAAATCTCTctctctaataatataaatgccTGAAAATGTCAATTAATGTTACAGACGTGGTGCTGTTCATCCTCATctcccttgcgttatcccggcatttgccacggctcctgggagcccggggtccgctttgataactaatcccaagatttggcgtaggcaccagtttaatgaaagcgactgccatttgacctttcAACCCTGTTGCTGTTATTCCTTCTTATTTTCACGGAAACTCACGAACGTGAGATGCTATTTCAGTGAGTCTTAGTACAAGAAGTACTAACGTTTACGAACtagcacgacaaatacgaacgtttccgagaaaattcGATGGAAAACTATTATACACTACATATGTATGCTATTATCTTGACCGCCAAAAGTGGACATCATCGAAATGCCTTATCAAGGACGCTAACGcctccaggcaggcaagcatggtcgcgcgataaagtataaaatatcaggccgtccctatcgcactatttgtaagtgcgatagggacggccagatgttttatcatttatcgcgggaccatacttgcctgcctgattcAATAGGAACTGCCGGCTGGGGTTCAAGGGGTTAGCTAAGAATTACTAGAAGAgtggcctatgctcagcagtgggcgataaagggctgatatgatgatgatgatgagtaatAAATACGGACCTGGGCTCGATGCAACCACTGCCGGTCTCCAGCTTAGGCGGAAACAAAACTTTCGCTTCCACGGGGAAAAACTTATCGGAGATCTCCAAACCAAACTGTTTGAAATCCTTGTTGCGCGAATAGTCCATctgaaaacaaaaaagcaaataCTTTTAATACTCGACGACCGATCTAGCCGAGCGCGTAGTGACCTTCGCCTGCTAacccgcggtcctgggttcgaatcccggtaagtgtGAAGAGCATAGGCACATTGATACCTAGTAccaatgaataaaaataatccTTGACAAGTAACTATAACAACCGTCTAATCTATACTGGTACCAGTATTTTCatataaatattcataaaaaacaATTGGGTAGTCTAACTCACGTGAAAAGTCCTGTCGCGTTTCGTTAATGCTAGCTCAAATCAAAATCAGATATTCAATCCACATCCTTGAGGAAATAAAGGTCACGGGTCCAACCCAGGccgttttcggaacttatgtgagaAATGTTATGTGGAAACAGGACTAATCCCAAAACCGCCTAtagattggaaggtcagatgacaatATTTTTCGCAAAATTAGTGCCAACGCCAAATATTAGGATTAGTTgtgaaagcggaccccaggttcccatcaTGGGCCGCGGCTAAACGccgaaattatttatttattaaaaacatgaTTACATGACCTTACATTAACCAACGCGTCACGaaacttaaataacaataaccacaaaattaaaattatgaaaaacccccgaccgcgacatagtgtaccgattttcatgaaacatggctaaaaacactaccaactaactcagcttttaaacgaaaagaaactaaatctaaatcgcttcatccgttcgggagctacaatgccacagacagacagacagatagacagccaaacagacagacacgtcaaacttataacaccccgtcgtttttgcgtcgggggtcaaaaaCAAGgagagaaaaagacaaaaaaagagaccaataaaaagaaaattaaacaatcatttgggcgatgacgtcacagcgatAAAGCAAGGAGGACGATACTCAGTACTCACATCCTTGATGACCTCCTCGATCTTGCGCTTGCGCTCATCGGGGGGCGTAGCGGCCTGCCGCACCATCGTCGACAGCTGGATCTCGTTCAGCTGTCTGTTGCGGGCCTGTAACAACATGTTCATATCAGTATCCTTAACGTCCGATGATTCATGTGGTACATTTTAGCAACTCTATCAAGATTCAAGTCTCTGGCATCTTGGTTTTAATAAATCAACTTTTCCTCTCCTGTCTTTCGCCAACTCAGCACTCACTCCTTCTAAGAAAACGGACGCACTGGTTGGTGTAGAAAGCATTACGCTACGATACCTTCTTTCTtatttactaatttaattacGCTATGATATCCGAGGATATTTTCGCATGCAACCGTGAGTAACTTATTACTGACCTGTCCATATGCTACCTCCAGGAGCTCCATGGGGTAGTTTATATTTTTATCCTTTGGGCCAACGGACACGCAGTTCAAATTGGGATAACGCAACCTGCAATTATAACGATAAATTTTATCATAATCTCTATTACATTTGTACACATTCTATACTATATTAACATGACATGACatataatattacaatttttCTTTAATCATATAAAACCCAAATAAGAAATTATGTACGTATACCCAACTTGGCAGAGGCAGCCATgcccatttattatttaagataTCTTAAGTCATGAATGAAACACAAGACCTGTATCCCTTCTCCTTGGCGAAGTACTCCGCGACAAAGACAGTCTTAGGGCTCCTTTACACGGTCTGTGCATTAATTATAATGCGGTATTTGATGGGTGTGGCGAATTGTATGTAACCGTCCTGTCAACAGTcctgtaatgtaactaaaattgcGTGCCGTCTCAATGGACCCTAAGTCTTGCCACCGCAGAGTTCCATGAAACTCGGCTTACTGACCGAGTATAAAAGACAGCGATAACCTCTCGTTCGTGTCCGCTACCACTTGGATAATACATCTACTGTCTGACTGACCTGTATCCCTTCTCCTTGGCGAAGTAATCGGCCACGGTGACCATCTTAGTCTTGCCTCCCCCGATATCCATGGGGAAGCTCAGCTTGTTGGGCGAATCCGAAAGGCCGTTGGCGATGAACTCGCGTTTCTGCCCGCTGGCTGACGTGTCCCCTCCGATGAATGCGACCACCTGCGTGTTACAACAAAATTAACAGAAAAACGCAAAATATTTTGAAGTTTAAGGTAAGGTAAGAGTGACACAGGGACTTTGTTTTGGTGTTGTGGCAATATTGTATGCTGCTTAGTTTTCACAAACTGCTCTTTCATATGTAACTTCAAAACAACGCTCTCGTGCTCGTACCTTGAGTCCTTTGATAAAGGCCAGGAAGGATTCCACGCCCCTGTTTCGCTGGGTTTCCACTTTTTCGTTGGTGCTCAGCCGGAAGTCGTTGACGAGGGCTTGCACGAGGGGCTGCGCTCGGGGGAATCCTTTGTGAGCAACTGTGAACAGAACAGTGGCTTTCACAACCAACATATTACATAATAATGCTTAAGGCActttgtgttattttatttttctttacagAAGTGTAACAAGAAATGATAAATGTTATACGAACCATCGACATTGACGAATGGGCGCGTTGTGAAGATCGCAGACTGGAACAAGCCTGTCCACATCTCCAAACCGTCTCCGAGGTCGATCGGCTTCGCCGGCCTTCTGAAGAACTGCCGACCAGCCTGGAACACTTCATTTGTGAGGAACACTTTCATTGTACCCTTTCACATATACAGTGTGTATTTTAATAGAGGGTCAGTGAGGGCATCTATCAGATCCCGTGTGGTAGAAGACCTTCCCTCGATTTCAAATGAACGAAGATTTTGTAGAATTAACAACTTTATTTttcacgtgatttttttttttaaaccaaacGATTCCGTTCCGATCCAGCATCAATGGTTTCCTAGAGGTCAACTTACATAGTCATATCTAATGTGTTAATTCGGCAGTGCTGTGCCCTGTTGTCACCATTATGCCAACTCGAAATTAACGAGGTACACAGTTTATATTACAGTCATGTTTGAAAATTAATAGCAATGTTAGTTTGACAAGTACCTTTATGTAAGACTCTAATGTGCCCTGACGTAAAATTACGTCGATGCATTGAATGGCTTCAGTAGGCGGGTTTAATGAGGTGCCTCCGGACTTCATGTACCTGatgaaaataaaaagaatatttcACGTAAAAGGTAATACATAAAAATTTAGAAGTCTTGAGAAATATTTTGTAGTGGATACTGATTCGATGTATACTTACGTAATTATAGTACTGAGGTCAACTATTCCAGTGAATTTAAAAGAAACTTCTACTGCCATCTTCTTCCCGTTGCCATCAACATACTCGTCCTGAAAGAATCACGTCACGATATTTTTGGTTCTTAGTAGGTGCTTAAAGTAGAAATCTATACATATTTCTCGCGTTCCATGCTTGTTCAAATTTCAAATGAAAACATCCTTGTTGCACTTGCAATCAACCAATGTAAAGTTTATTGAACgttgtatgtaattaattaattattgctTGTTATTAATCGACAATGGAGCACTTTTTTCTTAATAAgtcataaatcataatattcAGTTTTACTTACCGTTACGCTATAACGGTCATTGTCGGATACATTCGGCAAGGGCTTCAGGCAGTAACAATTCTTCATCTGATCAAATGCAATCAGTTCCCTGGGGAAATGTTTTTGCTTGATCTTTATAAACACGGGTGAAATCATTTTCTTGGGCTTGTCCGGTTTATACGTAACGTCGTAACGATgctgaaatataaaatatgaaataatgtGTCGCCAAAAACTAACCAAATATTTCATGCACTTTTAGCTAGCTACAGCATACTAAACATTTATGACGAAAACTTACTATTTTAAGTGGCGCAATTTTCATTTCCAAGTAATTAGTTAAGACCTTAACACGCCTGCAGGCTACAGGTTCTCCTTCAATCCTCAAAGGTATTGTGTATCGGCACACAGTTTTAGAGGAAGCGGGTCTATCTCCTTGCGGGCCAGGGGGCGTGGTCTGACGCACTGCCTGCGGTTTCTGAGGCGGCACTTGCTGTTGTGGTGGCGGTCTAGCCTGGCCAAAACCTGGTGGCGTAGGCTGAGTAAATCCTGGTGGGCCGGGTTGTTGCATATATCCCGGTAGGCCGGGCTGTGGTCCTGGAGGACCCGGCTGGCGAGTGTAGCCCGGTGGGGCACCCGGCGCGCCAGGCCAGCCGGCCGGCGGTCCAGCTTGCGGAGCTCCTCCCGGTGGCCCAGAAGGCATCCCGCGACCCTGACCACGCCTGCAAGCATTTTTAATAATCACTAACAATTTGAACAAGCTATGAGAACTTTAACTTCAACGTTTGTGATAACCATATTTATTACCAACGTTTGTGATAACCCtagttaatttatattttgGTATTAAACTCATATTTTATAGATAACATGATTGTTATGGACTAAATAGAATAGACTATATCACACATTAAACTTTCAAATTCTCACCCAGCAACCCACGGTGCTTTAGCCTGTTGTTGGGCCGGTGGCCATGGTTGACTTGGTGCACCAGCAGCTTGCCCTGGTGGTACACCTAAAGCAGTTTGCCCTTGTGTTACAACCCCAACCGCAGGAGCCTGCCCCACTGGTGCAGGGCCAAGTGCGGCTGCTTGCGTTGGCAAGGCAGCTGCTGCAGCGGCAGCCTGCCCTGCTGGAACAGGTGTAGCAGCAACAACTTGTTCCGCTGGTGTGGCTGCCTCTTGTGAGGCTAGTGAAGGCTTCTTTTTTCTAGGTCTTTTCTTGCTCTTTCCTTCCATTCCCAAACCTAGCCCTCCTTCCTCTTCCTTCTCTTCACTCTTAGCTTTTTCTTCCTGAGCAGGTTTGACTGGTTCTGGTGCTGGTGCAGGCACATCAGGCTCTACTTCAGGTATAGTGGATGTCACAGGTGCAGAGCGAGGCTTTGAACCCTCTAGAGGTGCTGCTTTTGCAGCCTTCTTAGCCTTTCTCCTGGCAGCAGCAGATGTCAAACCAGAAACCTCTTCTTCCACCGGAGCCTCAGACTGTGATGTAGAAGGTGCATCACTAAGAGACAACGAACTCATAGAGGGCACCTCTGGCTCTTCATCTTTCCCTTTGCCTCCCTTCTTTTTCcctatgaataaaaaaaaattacatcctGACTGTCAAAGGATCACTGACAGGGCAATCCACGTGAATAAAACCCTAACAAAATGCAATTCTTCTATAATTTCTCAAAAGGCTAAGAGAGTGATTATGATTCTTACAATATTTCATGACTTTGCCAACAAATTGGCAGCATATTCTCGAGATTTACGGACTTGATTGAAGTAGCTGCCATACAAAACCATTTTGTAAGGGACTCTCTTGTGACTCTCGTAAAATGAACCTGGTAAAGAATGCATCATGGCATTGAGCTTGTCTTAAGTTTTTCTTTAGTGCTGTAAACTCAATTGTCACAAAAGctaatttttatataattagTGAATTACAACAATAGCAAACTGTTAAACCTTTTCACTGCCTTTGACTTAAGATAAAGTCAGTATTACTTCTATTTTAAGGTAATTACTTGAAAACATAGTTTGCACTTACCTTTAGCCATTGTTTCTTGGTTATATTTCTGAAAAGAACAAGAGgtagtgaaataaaatatattatcacataataaatattttcaggCTCAAATGCAATAATCATTTCATCAGAAAATCAGGGTTGCAAAAAGGTCAATTTTTGCCTGTTGATGCCCAAATTAACTCAAacaaagaaaatgaaaaaagcAAATTGATTTCACCATAATCAAGATCTGCCTGAAAAagtaatagaaataaaattatgtcagCTAGTGCTGTTTTTGGGATTTCTTACTTTTAGAACACAGAATGTAAAATTGTTATGTGATGAATAGTCATTGTGTGGATTGTTTACGTGAAatagtaaaattcataattcaGCGCATATAATGAGTACAATGATTATAGTATTATGTtgttacatttttattaatttgattACTAAAAAAGACTTGACAAATTGACAGACTGCTTGGTGAAGTCACATGAAATACATGAAACCATCatgaaactaaataaaaaaaaagcgaATGGTTAACACAGTAGTAAATGTAGCCCAAATTTATTATGGTAAAATTTTCGGCTGATAATAAATGTATGCATTAGTATAACTAACTCTAACCGATAcctattaaatatgtaaataaataactctGCTTTTACTGACGCAATAATCcaatacttatttttattacttgATTTCATTCTTAGTTTTACACACAGCTTTTACATACATACCTTGAGTTTAAAATTTTATGGTCGCTCTGGATACAATCGAGAAATTAATTAAACAAATCAAATAGATATTGTGAAATTATTGGACAACTTTATAATTGTAGTAACACAACTAACacaagttatttatttttatatccaCTCCAAATCTCTAATCCACAGGCACAGACCACAACCACAGATTCGcaaataaagctaggaacacactacgcggacgtccgtcgtgaatcgaccgcggacgggaatctggacaatgacattacacataaagctaggaacacactacgcggacgtccgtcgtgaatcgaccgcggacgggaatctggacaatggaaatacacataaccgtgcaaactatcggtcgacggacgcggacgtggccttgagcgcacggacgtccgatcgaaatgtggctctctggatgttttgttccgtgcacactgataggtcgcggtcgcggtcgttttacgacggacgtccgcgtagtatgttcctagcttaaccgtgcaaactatcggtcgacggacgcggacgtggccttgagcgcacggacgtccgatcgaaatctggctctctggatgttttgttccgtgcacactgataggtcgcggtcgcggtcgttttacgacggacgtccgcgtagtatgttcctagctttaagcaCGAGCGAACTGAGGCACGTCTTCAACACGTATTGTATTCTTTTAGGAAGCACACGGCAGGCCGTAACCCAGACATTTATTAATACAATAGATAGAGCATACGACTACAGCATATACTGCTCTTTGGACTACATCCCCACAGGTGTTCTCTGTCCGGGTATTCCCCTATTCGAGAAACTATTGCCTATTGGAATGGAGAAAGGTAATTTGACTCCAAAGCAAGGAAATATGACGCAATCACATAAATCGTGGTGCAAGCAAATAAAGCAAACTTTATAGTCAGACGGTTCAGGCCATTAATACTAGCCGTGAATAAACTAAAATACAATACGTGAACATCAACAAGTATTGATATGTATAAAtttcactaaaatattaatacaaaaaaatataggcaTCATAAATATAAGTACTGAGACGTCTCAAACGTCAGAGCAAGAGAAATCCAATCAAAATCCAATCGTCTTCAAAAAACGTTGCGAACTATACTATaatcatcgatttaaacttcttaGATCGATgactataatataatattcatcATTACTGTTATTACAGAAGCCAGCCAATGAGTTAAACTTACCTttagtaaattatttttctcagaTTTCTGCTTATACTTTATAGCAAACGTAGCACTTGAATAACAAAATTTGTATCACAATATTCACAATAATACCATGTAAAAGTGCTAACACATTACCGCACCGCATCGCACCAAGATCATTCACACATTAACAaagaatatacatacatacatacaatcacgcctgtatcccataaaggggtaggcagagcacatgaaactactaaagcttcagggccactcttggcaaataaggggtgaaaagaaaacgaaacaaagaatataatactcactaagGCCTGTTAACTCTTTGAAAGATAAGACCCCTTGTAATGCGcatcaaagagcattgaatt
This genomic window from Leguminivora glycinivorella isolate SPB_JAAS2020 chromosome 1, LegGlyc_1.1, whole genome shotgun sequence contains:
- the LOC125231758 gene encoding LOW QUALITY PROTEIN: protein argonaute-2-like (The sequence of the model RefSeq protein was modified relative to this genomic sequence to represent the inferred CDS: inserted 1 base in 1 codon) — protein: MAKGKKKGGKGKDEEPEVPSMSSLSLSDAPSTSQSEAPVEEEVSGLTSAAARRKAKKAAKAAPLEGSKPRSAPVTSTIPEVEPDVPAPAPEPVKPAQEEKAKSEEKEEEGGLGLGMEGKSKKRPRKKKPSLASQEAATPAEQVVAATPVPAGQAAAAAAALPTQAAALGPAPVGQAPAVGVVTQGQTALGVPPGQAAGAPSQPWPPAQQQAKAPWVAGRGQGRGMPSGPPGGAPQAGPPAGWPGAPGAPPGYTRQPGPPGPQPGLPGYMQQPGPPGFTQPTPPGFGQARPPPQQQVPPQKPQAVRQTTPPGPQGDRPASSKTVCRYTIPLRIEGEPVACRRVKVLTNYLEMKIAPLKIHRYDVTYKPDKPKKMISPVFIKIKQKHFPRELIAFDQMKNCYCLKPLPNVSDNDRYSVTDEYVDGNGKKMAVEVSFKFTGIVDLSTIITYMKSGGTSLNPPTEAIQCIDVILRQGTLESYIKAGRQFFRRPAKPIDLGDGLEMWTGLFQSAIFTTRPFVNVDVAHKGFPRAQPLVQALVNDFRLSTNEKVETQRNRGVESFLAFIKGLKVVAFIGGDTSASGQKREFIANGLSDSPNKLSFPMDIGGGKTKMVTVADYFAKEKGYRLRYPNLNCVSVGPKDKNINYPMELLEVAYGQARNRQLNEIQLSTMVRQAATPPDERKRKIEEVIKDMDYSRNKDFKQFGLEISDKFFPVEAKVLFPPKLETGSGCIEPRNGAWQANRLLKPEALQNWGFIMIEPDQRTPIDPANIISLMMSCGRQMGMAVSEPSVKHFNIRMNELRTVLLKCLETHVKFLFIIVPTRGRDYYHRVKQMAELDVGILTQCIKEQTAXKRMNPQTARNILLKVNSKLMGINQALDNRSLPNCLKDGKVMVVGADVTHPSPDQTSVPSIAAVTASIDPKCFMYNIALSIQTPKKEMIVEFEDMMVDHLTVYRQRNGFLPTKIYVFRDGVSEGQFAQVMNSELLAVHNAYQRMAGPTAKPEVLFLLVQKRHHTRFFSGDNNPRNVEPGTVVDKHIVHATELDFYLVSHQAIKGTARPTRYHAVCNDGNLKDHEVEQLTYYLCHLYSRCMRSVSYPTPTYYAHLACLRARSLTYNERFDNASLERKPRRLAVLDKMLAYSRMFFV